The following coding sequences are from one Nicotiana tabacum cultivar K326 chromosome 1, ASM71507v2, whole genome shotgun sequence window:
- the LOC107827567 gene encoding uncharacterized protein LOC107827567 has translation MPKPGPRPYECVRKAWHSDRHQPIRGSLIQEIFRIVNEIHGSATKKNKEWQEKLPIVVLRAEEILYSKANSEAEYMDLKTLWDRLSDAIDTVIRRDDSTESESRDLLQPCIEAALHLGCSPKRSSRSQRNSSPRYYLSPLTPESNSGNSHDRIRGNPIPSSPFVSKDHKFLSATVKNPNPSSSEANKMFPFSTLKFPPSVGIQTLPMQTARASPNSCSMYPLYYGSQFEPSGNKFGSRRDPDSNAMLVDENKKFAPRNPRSSNLNASKVASRADCEDVIGCDLSLRLGSFVVPCTSVDNTLPEENKGGDICNLNDLTPQFNRGLSFFLKENADKNQLESSSRKTSSNGKNTKVASVLEKRKLVEDQQIYWPVKLPFNKFRS, from the exons ATGCCTAAACCTGGTCCAAGACCCTATGAATGTGTTAGAAAAGCTTGGCATAGTGATAGACACCAACCCATCAGAGGTTCCCTTATTCAAGAAATTTTCag GATTGTGAATGAGATACATGGCTCAGCAACTAAGAAGAATAAGGAATGGCAAGAGAAGCTCCCTATAGTTGTCTTGAGAGCTGAGGAAATTTTGTATTCCAAGGCCAATTCTGAG GCTGAATATATGGATCTTAAAACTCTTTGGGATAGATTGAGTGATGCAATTGACACTGTTATTAGAAGAGATGATAGTACTGAATCAGAATCTAGAGACCTCTTACAACCTTGCATTGAAG CTGCTTTGCATTTGGGTTGCTCTCCAAAAAGGTCATCAAGAAGCCAAAGGAACAGTTCTCCAAGATATTATCTAAGCCCTTTAACTCCAGAGTCTAATTCTGGAAATTCCCATGACAGAATTAGAGGAAATCCTATTCCTAGTAGTCCATTTGTCTCCAAAGATCATAAATTTTTATCGGCTACAGTCAAAAATCCAAACCCTTCTAGCTCAGAAGCTAACAAAATGTTTCCTTTCTCAACTCTGAAATTTCCTCCATCTGTTGGTATACAAACTTTGCCAATGCAGACTGCTCGTGCCTCACCTAATTCTTGCTCTATGTATCCTTTGTATTACGGTTCTCAATTTGAACCTTCTGGTAACAAATTTGGCTCTAGACGTGATCCCGATTCAAATGCTATGCTTGTGGATGAGAACAAGAAGTTTGCTCCAAGAAATCCTCGGTCAAGTAACTTAAACGCTTCAAAAGTAGCTTCTCGGGCAGATTGTGAAGATGTAATTGGGTGTGACTTATCGCTGCGTTTGGGTTCTTTTGTGGTTCCGTGCACTAGTGTTGACAACACTTTGCCTGAGGAGAACAAAGGTGGTGATATATGCAACTTGAATGATCTAACTCCACAATTCAACAGAGGTTTGTCTTTCTTCTTAAAGGAAAATGCTGATAAAAATCAGCTTGAATCATCTTCAAGAAAAACGAGTTCCAATGGCAAAAATACGAAAGTAGCATCAGTTTTGGAAAAGCGAAAACTCGTTGAGGATCAGCAGATTTATTGGCCGGTGAAGCTCCCGTTTAACAAGTTCAGGTCATAG
- the LOC107827566 gene encoding dicarboxylate transporter 2.1, chloroplastic, producing the protein MSTPSSPLASPTSNANRHRRRISLPPWKGAKPIPLAISILIGILFRFAVPKPHQLSTKAWQLLAIFLTTISGLILGPLPVGAWAFLCLTLTVVTKTLTFAAAFAAFTNEVIWLIVASFFFSRGFIKTGLGDRVALCFVSWLGKNTLGLSYGLALSEATISPAIPSTTARAGGIFLPIIKSLAVTADSHPKDDSAKKLGAYLVQSQLQCSSSSSALFLTAAAQNLLCVKLAEGLGVKISSKWLTWFKVSCIPALVSLLATPVILYKIFPPEMKDTPDAPLMARRRLDQMGPIKSDQWVMMIVMLVTVALWISGEALGLASVITAMLGLSLLLAFGILDWDDCLSEKSAWDTLAWFGVLIGMATQLTTLGVVAWMSNAVANFLKSLSLHWFGAFCVLQSAYFFIHYLFASQTAHVAALYSAFLGMCLASKVPALFAALALGYNTNLFGALTHYSSGQAAVYYGAGYVELRDVFKLGIIFALINIVIWGLVGAGWWKILGLY; encoded by the exons ATGTCAACTCCAAGTTCTCCCCTCGCTTCCCCTACCTCCAACGCCAACCGCCACCGTCGTCGCATCTCACTTCCACCATGGAAAGGTGCAAAACCAATACCACTAGCCATATCCATATTAATAGGCATACTCTTTCGCTTCGCCGTACCAAAACCCCACCAACTCTCCACTAAAGCATGGCAACTCTTAGCCATTTTCCTTACAACTATCTCTGGTCTAATCCTCGGCCCACTGCCAGTGGGCGCGTGGGCTTTCCTTTGCCTCACGCTCACCGTCGTCACGAAAACCTTAACATTCGCTGCAGCATTTGCTGCATTCACCAATGAAGTCATTTGGTTAATTGTTGCATCATTCTTTTTCTCAAGAGGGTTTATTAAAACTGGACTTGGTGATAGAGTTGCTTTGTGTTTTGTGAGTTGGCTTGGAAAAAATACTTTGGGTTTGTCTTATGGTTTGGCTTTGAGTGAGGCGACAATATCTCCGGCTATTCCAAGTACAACTGCAAGGGCTGGTGGGATCTTCTTGCCCATTATTAAGTCATTGGCTGTCACTGCTGATAGTCACCCAAAGGATGATTCTGCTAAGAAGCTTGGTGCTTATCTTGTTCAATCTCAGTTGCAG TGTTCTAGTAGCTCAAGTGCCCTGTTCCTAACAGCTGCTGCACAAAACCTGTTGTGTGTGAAATTAGCAGAGGGGTTAGGAGTAAAAATATCAAGTAAATGGCTCACTTGGTTCAAGGTTTCATGTATACCAGCACTTGTATCTCTTCTAGCAACTCCAGTTATTCTATACAAGATTTTCCCTCCAGAAATGAAGGACACACCAGATGCTCCATTAATGGCTAGAAGGAGGCTGGATCAGATGGGTCCCATCAAAAGTGATCAGTGGGTGATGATGATAGTCATGCTTGTAACCGTAGCACTATGGATTTCTGG GGAGGCTCTTGGACTAGCAAGTGTTATCACGGCAATGCTGGGATTATCACTACTTTTGGCGTTTGGAATACTTGATTGGGATGATTGCTTAAGTGAAAAATCAGCATGGGATACCTTAGCTTGGTTTGGTGTACTAATAGGGATGGCAACACAATTAACTACTCTGGGAGTTGTTGCCTGGATGTCAAATGCTGTGGCTAACTTCCTCAAATCTCTATCCCTACATTGGTTTGGGGCATTTTGTGTCCTTCAATCAGCATATTTCTTTATTCACTACTTGTTTGCTAGTCAAACTGCTCATGTTGCAGCTTTGTACTCTGCATTTCTTGGAATGTGTTTGGCATCAAAAGTTCCTGCTCTCTTTGCTGCATTGGCTTTGGGATACAACACTAACCTTTTTGGTGCATTGACACATTACAGCAGTGGTCAAGCTGCAGTATACTATGGAG CTGGTTATGTGGAACTACGTGATGTCTTCAAATTGGGCATTATATTTGCTCTTATTAATATTGTCATATGGGGATTAGTAGGAGCTGGTTGGTGGAAGATTCTTGGTCTTTACTAA
- the LOC107827563 gene encoding uncharacterized protein LOC107827563 isoform X2 has translation MMAIKMKWKGEPKFGLVPFHYKQKKDVTSRRIVKKLGPANNSIEWNNDGDEFENVCCFTEVSGCYQSLKYSPWDVSFNVLYSNNLEAKMVVIGKMVVNVAEMASKMVSEVEEKLPITLNIGRVSISATLHVKIKFAEIRDVQDSAGCARDSNESSQLQSLAKSKSLCDRKAQKENQLSEEESSTFEAVEPKTIESGSMPSLETQADSVNKVGWFSWKRRRLSLKPTRSKAEPLIKKSRSFSVVSRFSQQKVEKPEPSTESRDKNEGSSTTSAWEVKELQSRDGQTRLKTNVFFASFDQCSDKAAGESACTALVAVISHWLQSNRDAMPTRSEFDNLILHGSSEWRKLCQSDTYINVFPNKHFDLETILRAGIRPIAISHDQSFVGFFSPEKFESLQGVMSFDQIWDKISSIAEDTAFEPRVYIISWNDHFFVLKVEANAYYIIDTLGERLFEGCNKAYILKFDDNSTMYEKVNAEEKTQKNDTKAKEEIICDGKECCREFINRFLAAIPLKELEEQEKKETVSYFSLHHRLQIEFNSSYLLSSSSSSLTSSPFSSSATSTPSYL, from the exons ATGATGGCAATTAAGATGAAATGGAAAGGTGAACCCAAGTTTGGATTAGTTCCATTTCATTATAAGCAGAAGAAAGATGTTACAAGTCGGAGAATCGTGAAGAAATTAGGACCAGCTAATAATTCCATTGAATGGAATAATGATGGAGATGAGTTTGAGAATGTTTGTTGTTTTACAGAGGTTTCTGGTTGTTATCAAAGTCTAAAGTATTCGCCTTGGGATGTCTCATTTAATGTTTTGTACTCAAATAATTTGGAGGCAAAAATGGTGGTGATTGGAAAAATGGTGGTTAATGTGGCagaaatggcttcaaaaatggTGTCTGAAGTTGAAGAGAAGCTTCCCATTACTTTGAATATTGGTAGAGTTTCTATATCAGCCACTCTCCAT GTCAAAATAAAATTTGCTGAGATAAGAGATGTTCAAGACTCGGCGGGTTGTGCCCGTGACTCAAACGAGTCAAGTCAGCTGCAAAGTTTAGCTAAGAGTAAAAGTCTGTGTGACAGAAAAGCACAGAAGGAGAACCAGCTGAGTGAAGAAGAGTCATCCACATTTGAAGCAGTGGAACCAAAGACGATTGAGTCGGGATCGATGCCGAGTTTAGAAACTCAGGCTGACTCAGTCAACAAAGTTGGGTGGTTCTCTTGGAAGAGAAGGAGATTGAGTCTTAAACCAACGAGGAGTAAAGCAGAACCGTTGATTAAAAAAAGTCGTAGCTTTAGTGTTGTGTCGCGATTCAGCCAACAG AAAGTAGAGAAGCCTGAGCCTTCTACTGAATCAAGGGACAAAAATGAAGGCAGCAGCACAACATCTGCTTGGGAAGTGAAGGAGTTACAAAGTAGGGATGGACAAACAAGGCTCAAAACCAATGTCTTCTTTGCATCTTTTGACCAGTGTAGCGACAAGGCTGCTGGTGAGAGCGCCTGTACAGCACTAGTCGCTGTGATCTCCCATTGGCTGCAGTCGAATAGAGATGCAATGCCCACGAGGTCAGAATTCGATAATCTCATACTACATGGTTCCTCAGAATGGAGAAAGTTATGCCAAAGTGATACTTACATCAATGTTTTCCCAAACAAGCACTTTGATTTGGAGACTATCTTGCGTGCTGGTATTCGACCTATAGCCATATCGCATGATCAATCCTTCGTTGGATTCTTTAGTCCCGAGAAATTTGAATCATTGCAAGGGGTAATGTCATTCGATCAAATATGGGACAAGATTAGCAGCATTGCAGAAGACACTGCATTTGAACCTAGAGTATATATTATAAGTTGGAACGATCATTTCTTCGTGTTGAAGGTGGAAGCTAACGCTTATTACATTATTGATACATTGGGAGAAAGGCTATTTGAGGGTTGCAATAAAGCATACATTTTAAAGTTTGACGACAACAGTACAATGTATGAGAAGGTTAACGCGGAGGAGAAGACACAGAAAAATGATACTAAGGCTAAGGAAGAAATAATATGTGATGGGAAAGAATGCTGCAGAGAATTCATCAACAGATTTCTCGCGGCTATCCCTCTAAAGGAACTCGAGGAGCAAGAGAAAAAGGAGACAGTTTCTTATTTCTCTCTACATCATCGGTTGCAGATAGAGTTCAATTCGAGTTACTTGCTATCTTCTTCTTCGTCGTCTTTAACATCATCCCCTTTCTCTTCTTCTGCTACTTCTACACCTTCCTATTTGTAA
- the LOC107827563 gene encoding uncharacterized protein LOC107827563 isoform X1 gives MVKIKKFQVKIRTLKLEVGVDDNIEAFDGLKMMAIKMKWKGEPKFGLVPFHYKQKKDVTSRRIVKKLGPANNSIEWNNDGDEFENVCCFTEVSGCYQSLKYSPWDVSFNVLYSNNLEAKMVVIGKMVVNVAEMASKMVSEVEEKLPITLNIGRVSISATLHVKIKFAEIRDVQDSAGCARDSNESSQLQSLAKSKSLCDRKAQKENQLSEEESSTFEAVEPKTIESGSMPSLETQADSVNKVGWFSWKRRRLSLKPTRSKAEPLIKKSRSFSVVSRFSQQKVEKPEPSTESRDKNEGSSTTSAWEVKELQSRDGQTRLKTNVFFASFDQCSDKAAGESACTALVAVISHWLQSNRDAMPTRSEFDNLILHGSSEWRKLCQSDTYINVFPNKHFDLETILRAGIRPIAISHDQSFVGFFSPEKFESLQGVMSFDQIWDKISSIAEDTAFEPRVYIISWNDHFFVLKVEANAYYIIDTLGERLFEGCNKAYILKFDDNSTMYEKVNAEEKTQKNDTKAKEEIICDGKECCREFINRFLAAIPLKELEEQEKKETVSYFSLHHRLQIEFNSSYLLSSSSSSLTSSPFSSSATSTPSYL, from the exons ATGGTGAAAATTAAAAAGTTTCAGGTGAAAATTAGGACGTTGAAACTAGAAGTAGGAGTTGATGATAATATTGAAGCATTTGATGGGCTGAAGATGATGGCAATTAAGATGAAATGGAAAGGTGAACCCAAGTTTGGATTAGTTCCATTTCATTATAAGCAGAAGAAAGATGTTACAAGTCGGAGAATCGTGAAGAAATTAGGACCAGCTAATAATTCCATTGAATGGAATAATGATGGAGATGAGTTTGAGAATGTTTGTTGTTTTACAGAGGTTTCTGGTTGTTATCAAAGTCTAAAGTATTCGCCTTGGGATGTCTCATTTAATGTTTTGTACTCAAATAATTTGGAGGCAAAAATGGTGGTGATTGGAAAAATGGTGGTTAATGTGGCagaaatggcttcaaaaatggTGTCTGAAGTTGAAGAGAAGCTTCCCATTACTTTGAATATTGGTAGAGTTTCTATATCAGCCACTCTCCAT GTCAAAATAAAATTTGCTGAGATAAGAGATGTTCAAGACTCGGCGGGTTGTGCCCGTGACTCAAACGAGTCAAGTCAGCTGCAAAGTTTAGCTAAGAGTAAAAGTCTGTGTGACAGAAAAGCACAGAAGGAGAACCAGCTGAGTGAAGAAGAGTCATCCACATTTGAAGCAGTGGAACCAAAGACGATTGAGTCGGGATCGATGCCGAGTTTAGAAACTCAGGCTGACTCAGTCAACAAAGTTGGGTGGTTCTCTTGGAAGAGAAGGAGATTGAGTCTTAAACCAACGAGGAGTAAAGCAGAACCGTTGATTAAAAAAAGTCGTAGCTTTAGTGTTGTGTCGCGATTCAGCCAACAG AAAGTAGAGAAGCCTGAGCCTTCTACTGAATCAAGGGACAAAAATGAAGGCAGCAGCACAACATCTGCTTGGGAAGTGAAGGAGTTACAAAGTAGGGATGGACAAACAAGGCTCAAAACCAATGTCTTCTTTGCATCTTTTGACCAGTGTAGCGACAAGGCTGCTGGTGAGAGCGCCTGTACAGCACTAGTCGCTGTGATCTCCCATTGGCTGCAGTCGAATAGAGATGCAATGCCCACGAGGTCAGAATTCGATAATCTCATACTACATGGTTCCTCAGAATGGAGAAAGTTATGCCAAAGTGATACTTACATCAATGTTTTCCCAAACAAGCACTTTGATTTGGAGACTATCTTGCGTGCTGGTATTCGACCTATAGCCATATCGCATGATCAATCCTTCGTTGGATTCTTTAGTCCCGAGAAATTTGAATCATTGCAAGGGGTAATGTCATTCGATCAAATATGGGACAAGATTAGCAGCATTGCAGAAGACACTGCATTTGAACCTAGAGTATATATTATAAGTTGGAACGATCATTTCTTCGTGTTGAAGGTGGAAGCTAACGCTTATTACATTATTGATACATTGGGAGAAAGGCTATTTGAGGGTTGCAATAAAGCATACATTTTAAAGTTTGACGACAACAGTACAATGTATGAGAAGGTTAACGCGGAGGAGAAGACACAGAAAAATGATACTAAGGCTAAGGAAGAAATAATATGTGATGGGAAAGAATGCTGCAGAGAATTCATCAACAGATTTCTCGCGGCTATCCCTCTAAAGGAACTCGAGGAGCAAGAGAAAAAGGAGACAGTTTCTTATTTCTCTCTACATCATCGGTTGCAGATAGAGTTCAATTCGAGTTACTTGCTATCTTCTTCTTCGTCGTCTTTAACATCATCCCCTTTCTCTTCTTCTGCTACTTCTACACCTTCCTATTTGTAA
- the LOC107827565 gene encoding uncharacterized protein LOC107827565 gives MGKTASRGDAAARAERKFEKKLEFYAKVKQTVTSLAAQKSITKKKKVRSRQKKLKAYDLSELSEFLPEFKASQQPKPAEFKLKSKNRKNLVLTESNQFQAVVNHPAFQADPLGAIHQHLQSTQPTLDEKPKRRENKNGNRKGKKKSTNCRRSLPLEPPRLSTTSTNDHQRHCALHGATWCGVERQCSTKLAAIYRYDLS, from the exons ATGGGGAAGACAGCCTCACG CGGAGATGCAGCCGCTCGAGCTGAACGTAAATTCGAAAAGAAGCTCGAGTTTTATGCTA AGGTTAAACAGACAGTTACTTCATTAGCTGCCCAGAAGTCTATTACTAAG AAGAAGAAAGTAAGAAGTAGGCAAAAGAAATTAAAGGCTTATGATCTTTCCGAGCTTTCGGAGTTTCTCCCAGAGTTCAAAGCCTCTCAGCAACCAAAACCTGCAGAGTTCAAGTTGAAaagtaaaaataggaaaaatttaGT GTTGACGGAAAGCAATCAGTTTCAAGCAGTTGTTAATCATCCTGCTTTCCAGGCAGATCCGTTGGGTGCCATTCATCAACATCTTCAAAGCACGCAGCCGACCCTGGATGAAAAGCCAAAAAGAAGGGAAAACAAAAAtggaaatagaaaaggaaaaaagaaatctACCAACTGTCGCCGGTCGTTACCGCTCGAACCACCGCGACTTTCCACCACCTCAACCAACGACCACCAACGTCATTGCGCTTTGCATGGTGCGACGTGGTGCGGCGTGGAGCGACAGTGCTCTACTAAATTAGCAGCTATTTACCGCTATGATCTTTCCTAG